Proteins encoded within one genomic window of Paramisgurnus dabryanus chromosome 11, PD_genome_1.1, whole genome shotgun sequence:
- the atp2b3a gene encoding plasma membrane calcium-transporting ATPase 3a isoform X6, with translation MGDLGNSTVEFHPKKPGMDRRGHEGDFGVTPEELCSLMEIRGAEALQRIQENYADTEGLCHKLNTSPADGLSDNPADLEKRRQVFGQNFIPPKKAKTFLQLVWEALQDVTLIILEIAAIISLGLSFYQPPGGETEACGNVSTGAEDEGEAEAGWIEGAAILLSVLCVVLVTAFNDWSKEKQFRGLQSRIEQEQRFAVVRNGTVIQIPVAEMVVGDVAQVKYGDLLPADGVLIQGNDLKIDESSLTGESDHVRKSVDKDPMLLSGTHVMEGSGKMVVTAVGVNSQTGIIFTLLGAGEMEEEKKDCKKGKQDGTLENNQNKAKKQDEAVAMEMQPLKSAEGGEVEEKEKKKANVPKKEKSVLQGKLTKLAVQIGKAGLVMSAITVIILMLYFVIETFVVQGRVWLTECTPIYVQYFVKFFIIGVTVLVVAVPEGLPLAVTISLAYSVKKMMKDNNLVRHLDACETMGNATAICSDKTGTLTTNRMTVVQIYVGDKHFRDIPTPDQINPKTLELISIGVAVNCAYTSKIMAADIEGGLPKQVGNKTECSLLGLVLNLKQDYQAVREQIPEEKLYKVYTFNSVRKSMSTVIQMPDGNFRLYSKGASEILLKKCSFILSGNGEARAFKPRDKDEMVKKVIEPMACDGLRTICIAYRDLPADPMPDWENEADIVSNLICITVVGIEDPVRPEVPDAIRKCQRAGITVRMVTGDNINTARAIASKCGIIHPGDDFLCMEGKDFNRRIRNEKGEIEQERIDKIWPKLRVLARSSPTDKHTLVKGIIDSTVLEQRQVVAVTGDGTNDGPALKKADVGFAMGIAGTDVAKEASDIILTDDNFSSIVKAVMWGRNVYDSISKFLQFQLTVNVVAVIVAFTGACITQDSPLKAVQMLWVNLIMDTFASLALATEPPTESLLLRKPYGRNNPLISRTMMKNILGHAVYQLIIIFTLLFVGEKIFDIDSGRNAPLHSPPSEHYTIIFNTFVLMQLFNEINARKIHGERNVFDGIFSNPIFCSIVLGTFAIQIVIVQFGGKPFSCSPLNMEQWLWCLFVGMGELVWGQVIASVPTHQLKCLKEAGHGPAPDEIMDEDLAEDEDEIDYAERELRRGQILWFRGLNRIQTQMEVVSTFKRSGSFQGAARRRSSVLSQLHDVTNNSTPSHVVLSTANASNAPGNPGGESFP, from the exons ATGGGGGATCTAGGCAATAGCACTGTGGAGTTCCACCCTAAGAAGCCAGGGATGGACAGAAGAGGACACGAGGGGGATTTTGGAGTGACACCGGAGGAGTTGTGTTCACTGATGGAAATCAGGGGTGCAGAAGCTTTGCAAAGGATTCAGGAGAACTACGCAGATACAGAAGGCCTCTGTCACAAACTCAACACTTCACCTGCAGATG GACTGTCGGACAATCCTGCAGACCTAGAGAAACGTCGGCAAGTGTTCGGTCAGAACTTCATCCCCCCAAAGAAAGCCAAGACCTTCCTTCAGCTTGTCTGGGAAGCTCTGCAGGATGTTACCCTCATAATCCTGGAAATAGCAGCCATCATTTCCCTCGGACTGTCCTTTtaccagccaccagggggcgaaaCTGAAG caTGCGGTAATGTGAGCACAGGTGCGGAGGATGAGGGTGAGGCGGAGGCGGGTTGGATCGAGGGTGCAGCTATCCTGCTCTCTGTACTCTGTGTGGTTCTGGTGACTGCTTTCAATGACTGGAGTAAAGAGAAGCAGTTCCGTGGCCTGCAGAGCCGTATCGAGCAGGAGCAACGATTCGCCGTGGTGCGGAACGGCACCGTCATCCAGATCCCTGTGGCTGAGATGGTGGTGGGTGACGTTGCCCAGGTCAAGTATG GTGACCTCCTGCCTGCGGATGGTGTTCTCATCCAAGGGAACGACCTCAAGATCGATGAGAGCTCGCTCACTGGAGAGTCTGATCACGTACGCAAATCTGTCGACAAAGATCCCATGCTGCTGTCAG GCACCCATGTAATGGAGGGTTCGGGGAAGATGGTGGTGACTGCCGTTGGTGTGAACTCTCAAACCGGTATCATCTTCACCCTGCTGGGTGCTGGTGAGATGGAGGAGGAGAAGAAAGACTGCAAGAAAG GGAAACAAGATGGGACCTTGGAGAACAATCAAAATAAAG CCAAGAAACAGGATGAGGCGGTTGCCATGGAGATGCAGCCTCTTAAGAGTGCAGAAGGTGGGGAAGTGGAGGAGAAAGAGAAGAAGAAAGCTAATGTGCCCAAGAAGGAGAAGTCCGTTCTTCAGGGAAAACTTACCAAGCTAGCAGTGCAAATCGGGAAAGCAG GTCTGGTGATGTCCGCCATCACTGTGATTATCCTGATGCTGTATTTCGTGATAGAGACGTTCGTGGTTCAGGGACGTGTGTGGCTGACGGAGTGTACGCCCATATATGTGCAGTACTTTGTCAAGTTCTTCATCATAGGAGTGACAGTGTTGGTGGTGGCTGTACCAGAGGGTTTGCCACTGGCTGTCACCATATCACTGGCCTATTCAGTAAAG AAAATGATGAAGGACAATAACCTTGTGCGTCACCTGGATGCCTGTGAGACTATGGGTAACGCTACAGCCATCTGCTCGGATAAAACTGGGACCCTCACCACTAACCGGATGACAGTGGTCCAGATTTATGTTGGGGACAAGCACTTCCGTGACATCCCAACACCAGACCAGATCAATCCCAAGACACTGGAGCTCATCTCCATTGGCGTCGCTGTGAACTGCGCCTACACCTCTAAGATCATG GCTGCAGATATAGAGGGTGGCCTGCCCAAACAGGTGGGTAATAAGACCGAATGTTCTCTACTGGGTCTCGTGCTGAACCTGAAACAGGATTACCAAGCCGTGAGGGAGCAGATCCCAGAGGAGAAGCTTTATAAAGTCTACACCTTCAATTCGGTCCGAAAATCCATGAGCACTGTCATTCAGATGCCGGATGGAAACTTCCGCTTGTATAGCAAAGGAGCGTCTGAGATCCTGCTTAAAAA ATGCTCGTTCATCCTGTCCGGTAACGGAGAGGCACGCGCTTTCAAGCCGCGAGATAAAGATGAGATGGTAAAGAAAGTGATCGAGCCAATGGCGTGTGATGGCCTCCGTACGATCTGCATCGCTTATCGGGATCTTCCAGCTGACCCCATGCCAGACTGGGAAAATGAAGCAGATATTGTCTCTAATCTCATCTGCATCACGGTGGTTGGCATCGAAGACCCGGTTCGACCTGAG GTCCCAGACGCCATCAGGAAGTGTCAGCGAGCGGGCATCACTGTACGTATGGTGACAGGCGACAACATTAACACAGCACGAGCCATTGCTTCCAAGTGTGGCATCATTCATCCTGGTGATGACTTTCTGTGTATGGAAGGAAAGGACTTCAACAGGCGAATCAGGAATGAGAAAGGAGAG ATTGAGCAGGAGCGCATTGACAAAATTTGGCCCAAGCTCAGAGTTCTTGCTCGATCGTCCCCTACCGACAAACACACGCTAGTTAAAG GTATCATAGACAGCACCGTTTTGGAACAAAGGCAGGTGGTCGCGGTCACAGGTGACGGCACGAACGACGGTCCAGCTTTAAAGAAAGCTGATGTTGGCTTTGCAATG GGCATCGCTGGTACGGATGTGGCAAAGGAGGCGTCTGACATCATACTAACAGATGATAACTTCTCCAGCATAGTGAAGGCTGTGATGTGGGGAAGGAACGTATATGACAGCATCTCCAAGTTTCTACAGTTTCAGCTCACTGTCAATGTGGTGGCTGTCATAGTAGCCTTCACAGGTGCCTGTATCACACAG GATTCTCCCCTGAAGGCTGTGCAGATGCTCTGGGTAAATCTCATCATGGACACATTCGCTTCTTTAGCTCTTGCCACAGAGCCACCCACCGAATCCCTGCTGCTGAGGAAGCCCTACGGCAGAAACAACCCTCTAATATCCAGAACCATGATGAAAAACATCCTCGGACACGCCGTCTACCAGCTTATAATCATCTTCACCCTGCTTTTCGTAG GTGAGAAGATCTTTGACATCGACAGCGGCCGTAACGCTCCGCTGCACTCTCCTCCCTCTGAGCATTACACCATCATCTTCAACACCTTCGTCCTCATGCAGCTCTTCAACGAGATCAACGCCCGGAAGATCCATGGGGAGAGGAACGTTTTTGACGGGATCTTCTCCAACCCCATCTTCTGCTCAATCGTGCTGGGGACTTTTGCAATACAG ATCGTGATTGTACAGTTTGGAGGGAAGCCCTTCAGCTGTTCCCCCTTGAATATGGAGCAATGGCTCTGGTGTCTGTTTGTGGGGATGGGAGAACTGGTCTGGGGACAG GTGATCGCATCAGTACCAACACATCAGCTGAAGTGTCTGAAAGAAGCGGGCCATGGGCCGGCTCCAGACGAGATCATGGACGAAGATCTCGCTGAGGATGAGGATGAGATTGATTACGCGGAGAGAGAGCTGAGGCGAGGACAAATCCTCTGGTTCAGAGGACTCAACCGAATTCAGACTCAG
- the atp2b3a gene encoding plasma membrane calcium-transporting ATPase 3a isoform X5: protein MGDLGNSTVEFHPKKPGMDRRGHEGDFGVTPEELCSLMEIRGAEALQRIQENYADTEGLCHKLNTSPADGLSDNPADLEKRRQVFGQNFIPPKKAKTFLQLVWEALQDVTLIILEIAAIISLGLSFYQPPGGETEACGNVSTGAEDEGEAEAGWIEGAAILLSVLCVVLVTAFNDWSKEKQFRGLQSRIEQEQRFAVVRNGTVIQIPVAEMVVGDVAQVKYGDLLPADGVLIQGNDLKIDESSLTGESDHVRKSVDKDPMLLSGTHVMEGSGKMVVTAVGVNSQTGIIFTLLGAGEMEEEKKDCKKELNSNSSMQFHSVEAKEHNIINGKQDGTLENNQNKAKKQDEAVAMEMQPLKSAEGGEVEEKEKKKANVPKKEKSVLQGKLTKLAVQIGKAGLVMSAITVIILMLYFVIETFVVQGRVWLTECTPIYVQYFVKFFIIGVTVLVVAVPEGLPLAVTISLAYSVKKMMKDNNLVRHLDACETMGNATAICSDKTGTLTTNRMTVVQIYVGDKHFRDIPTPDQINPKTLELISIGVAVNCAYTSKIMAADIEGGLPKQVGNKTECSLLGLVLNLKQDYQAVREQIPEEKLYKVYTFNSVRKSMSTVIQMPDGNFRLYSKGASEILLKKCSFILSGNGEARAFKPRDKDEMVKKVIEPMACDGLRTICIAYRDLPADPMPDWENEADIVSNLICITVVGIEDPVRPEVPDAIRKCQRAGITVRMVTGDNINTARAIASKCGIIHPGDDFLCMEGKDFNRRIRNEKGEIEQERIDKIWPKLRVLARSSPTDKHTLVKGIIDSTVLEQRQVVAVTGDGTNDGPALKKADVGFAMGIAGTDVAKEASDIILTDDNFSSIVKAVMWGRNVYDSISKFLQFQLTVNVVAVIVAFTGACITQDSPLKAVQMLWVNLIMDTFASLALATEPPTESLLLRKPYGRNNPLISRTMMKNILGHAVYQLIIIFTLLFVGEKIFDIDSGRNAPLHSPPSEHYTIIFNTFVLMQLFNEINARKIHGERNVFDGIFSNPIFCSIVLGTFAIQIVIVQFGGKPFSCSPLNMEQWLWCLFVGMGELVWGQVIASVPTHQLKCLKEAGHGPAPDEIMDEDLAEDEDEIDYAERELRRGQILWFRGLNRIQTQMEVVSTFKRSGSFQGAARRRSSVLSQLHDVTNNSTPSHVVLSTANASNAPGNPGGESFP, encoded by the exons ATGGGGGATCTAGGCAATAGCACTGTGGAGTTCCACCCTAAGAAGCCAGGGATGGACAGAAGAGGACACGAGGGGGATTTTGGAGTGACACCGGAGGAGTTGTGTTCACTGATGGAAATCAGGGGTGCAGAAGCTTTGCAAAGGATTCAGGAGAACTACGCAGATACAGAAGGCCTCTGTCACAAACTCAACACTTCACCTGCAGATG GACTGTCGGACAATCCTGCAGACCTAGAGAAACGTCGGCAAGTGTTCGGTCAGAACTTCATCCCCCCAAAGAAAGCCAAGACCTTCCTTCAGCTTGTCTGGGAAGCTCTGCAGGATGTTACCCTCATAATCCTGGAAATAGCAGCCATCATTTCCCTCGGACTGTCCTTTtaccagccaccagggggcgaaaCTGAAG caTGCGGTAATGTGAGCACAGGTGCGGAGGATGAGGGTGAGGCGGAGGCGGGTTGGATCGAGGGTGCAGCTATCCTGCTCTCTGTACTCTGTGTGGTTCTGGTGACTGCTTTCAATGACTGGAGTAAAGAGAAGCAGTTCCGTGGCCTGCAGAGCCGTATCGAGCAGGAGCAACGATTCGCCGTGGTGCGGAACGGCACCGTCATCCAGATCCCTGTGGCTGAGATGGTGGTGGGTGACGTTGCCCAGGTCAAGTATG GTGACCTCCTGCCTGCGGATGGTGTTCTCATCCAAGGGAACGACCTCAAGATCGATGAGAGCTCGCTCACTGGAGAGTCTGATCACGTACGCAAATCTGTCGACAAAGATCCCATGCTGCTGTCAG GCACCCATGTAATGGAGGGTTCGGGGAAGATGGTGGTGACTGCCGTTGGTGTGAACTCTCAAACCGGTATCATCTTCACCCTGCTGGGTGCTGGTGAGATGGAGGAGGAGAAGAAAGACTGCAAGAAAG AGCTCAATAGTAATTCATCCATGCAGTTCCACAGTGTTGAAGCCAAAGAACACAACATCATAAATG GGAAACAAGATGGGACCTTGGAGAACAATCAAAATAAAG CCAAGAAACAGGATGAGGCGGTTGCCATGGAGATGCAGCCTCTTAAGAGTGCAGAAGGTGGGGAAGTGGAGGAGAAAGAGAAGAAGAAAGCTAATGTGCCCAAGAAGGAGAAGTCCGTTCTTCAGGGAAAACTTACCAAGCTAGCAGTGCAAATCGGGAAAGCAG GTCTGGTGATGTCCGCCATCACTGTGATTATCCTGATGCTGTATTTCGTGATAGAGACGTTCGTGGTTCAGGGACGTGTGTGGCTGACGGAGTGTACGCCCATATATGTGCAGTACTTTGTCAAGTTCTTCATCATAGGAGTGACAGTGTTGGTGGTGGCTGTACCAGAGGGTTTGCCACTGGCTGTCACCATATCACTGGCCTATTCAGTAAAG AAAATGATGAAGGACAATAACCTTGTGCGTCACCTGGATGCCTGTGAGACTATGGGTAACGCTACAGCCATCTGCTCGGATAAAACTGGGACCCTCACCACTAACCGGATGACAGTGGTCCAGATTTATGTTGGGGACAAGCACTTCCGTGACATCCCAACACCAGACCAGATCAATCCCAAGACACTGGAGCTCATCTCCATTGGCGTCGCTGTGAACTGCGCCTACACCTCTAAGATCATG GCTGCAGATATAGAGGGTGGCCTGCCCAAACAGGTGGGTAATAAGACCGAATGTTCTCTACTGGGTCTCGTGCTGAACCTGAAACAGGATTACCAAGCCGTGAGGGAGCAGATCCCAGAGGAGAAGCTTTATAAAGTCTACACCTTCAATTCGGTCCGAAAATCCATGAGCACTGTCATTCAGATGCCGGATGGAAACTTCCGCTTGTATAGCAAAGGAGCGTCTGAGATCCTGCTTAAAAA ATGCTCGTTCATCCTGTCCGGTAACGGAGAGGCACGCGCTTTCAAGCCGCGAGATAAAGATGAGATGGTAAAGAAAGTGATCGAGCCAATGGCGTGTGATGGCCTCCGTACGATCTGCATCGCTTATCGGGATCTTCCAGCTGACCCCATGCCAGACTGGGAAAATGAAGCAGATATTGTCTCTAATCTCATCTGCATCACGGTGGTTGGCATCGAAGACCCGGTTCGACCTGAG GTCCCAGACGCCATCAGGAAGTGTCAGCGAGCGGGCATCACTGTACGTATGGTGACAGGCGACAACATTAACACAGCACGAGCCATTGCTTCCAAGTGTGGCATCATTCATCCTGGTGATGACTTTCTGTGTATGGAAGGAAAGGACTTCAACAGGCGAATCAGGAATGAGAAAGGAGAG ATTGAGCAGGAGCGCATTGACAAAATTTGGCCCAAGCTCAGAGTTCTTGCTCGATCGTCCCCTACCGACAAACACACGCTAGTTAAAG GTATCATAGACAGCACCGTTTTGGAACAAAGGCAGGTGGTCGCGGTCACAGGTGACGGCACGAACGACGGTCCAGCTTTAAAGAAAGCTGATGTTGGCTTTGCAATG GGCATCGCTGGTACGGATGTGGCAAAGGAGGCGTCTGACATCATACTAACAGATGATAACTTCTCCAGCATAGTGAAGGCTGTGATGTGGGGAAGGAACGTATATGACAGCATCTCCAAGTTTCTACAGTTTCAGCTCACTGTCAATGTGGTGGCTGTCATAGTAGCCTTCACAGGTGCCTGTATCACACAG GATTCTCCCCTGAAGGCTGTGCAGATGCTCTGGGTAAATCTCATCATGGACACATTCGCTTCTTTAGCTCTTGCCACAGAGCCACCCACCGAATCCCTGCTGCTGAGGAAGCCCTACGGCAGAAACAACCCTCTAATATCCAGAACCATGATGAAAAACATCCTCGGACACGCCGTCTACCAGCTTATAATCATCTTCACCCTGCTTTTCGTAG GTGAGAAGATCTTTGACATCGACAGCGGCCGTAACGCTCCGCTGCACTCTCCTCCCTCTGAGCATTACACCATCATCTTCAACACCTTCGTCCTCATGCAGCTCTTCAACGAGATCAACGCCCGGAAGATCCATGGGGAGAGGAACGTTTTTGACGGGATCTTCTCCAACCCCATCTTCTGCTCAATCGTGCTGGGGACTTTTGCAATACAG ATCGTGATTGTACAGTTTGGAGGGAAGCCCTTCAGCTGTTCCCCCTTGAATATGGAGCAATGGCTCTGGTGTCTGTTTGTGGGGATGGGAGAACTGGTCTGGGGACAG GTGATCGCATCAGTACCAACACATCAGCTGAAGTGTCTGAAAGAAGCGGGCCATGGGCCGGCTCCAGACGAGATCATGGACGAAGATCTCGCTGAGGATGAGGATGAGATTGATTACGCGGAGAGAGAGCTGAGGCGAGGACAAATCCTCTGGTTCAGAGGACTCAACCGAATTCAGACTCAG